A genomic window from Sulfurospirillum diekertiae includes:
- a CDS encoding LptF/LptG family permease: protein MNRVSRYLLKHFSELFSSLFFILFFITSVVFFIKIAALTAIIKMNFLELGTLYIYLLPRTMVYTLPITFFIALCITLFNLSKENETIVLFTLGYNPKKIAQLFLTLASGLSLVLLLDIFVLIPISKQLNNNFIEYKKAEAKFNIKANEFGQKFADWLVYIEHSDDTKLYSGVTLYQAPMENEDEKLIVATTAAIDNEKGILRLNLDKGKIFEFSKDTIQQINFDEMHLNSNPKTPVGAIQSIEEYWSGVFVDQRRAYDLAFFLLIALFPMASTLIALSIGIVTYRYNKSGIYVAMFVTISTYLLLTTLVSTWQPQFAPIIVFVLTFFIAYIIYQKRIRAIF from the coding sequence ATGAATAGAGTCAGTCGTTATCTTTTAAAACACTTCAGTGAGCTCTTCAGCTCTTTATTTTTTATTCTTTTTTTTATCACTTCCGTTGTCTTTTTCATTAAGATTGCAGCGCTTACTGCGATTATTAAAATGAATTTCTTGGAACTTGGCACGCTCTATATTTATCTTTTACCCAGAACGATGGTTTACACACTTCCCATCACTTTTTTTATTGCACTGTGTATTACTCTTTTTAATCTTTCAAAAGAGAATGAGACCATTGTCCTCTTTACCCTTGGCTACAATCCTAAAAAAATAGCACAGCTCTTTTTAACGCTCGCATCAGGACTCTCCTTGGTGCTTTTACTGGATATTTTTGTGCTGATTCCTATTTCAAAGCAACTGAATAACAATTTTATTGAATACAAAAAAGCTGAAGCTAAATTTAATATCAAAGCCAATGAATTTGGTCAAAAGTTCGCTGATTGGCTCGTTTACATTGAACACAGCGATGACACTAAACTCTACAGCGGGGTTACACTCTACCAAGCACCTATGGAAAATGAAGATGAAAAATTGATCGTCGCTACCACAGCAGCGATCGATAATGAAAAAGGTATTCTAAGACTTAATCTTGACAAAGGTAAGATTTTTGAATTTTCAAAAGACACCATTCAGCAGATCAATTTTGATGAGATGCATCTTAATTCTAATCCGAAAACACCTGTTGGTGCGATTCAGAGTATTGAAGAGTATTGGAGTGGCGTTTTTGTCGACCAAAGACGTGCCTATGACCTTGCATTTTTCCTCCTCATAGCCCTCTTCCCCATGGCTTCAACATTGATTGCACTGAGCATTGGTATTGTGACCTATCGTTATAATAAAAGTGGTATTTATGTTGCTATGTTTGTCACGATCTCAACGTACCTTCTGTTGACAACGTTAGTCTCAACATGGCAACCACAATTTGCACCGATCATTGTTTTTGTACTGACTTTTTTCATTGCTTACATCATATATCAAAAACGCATTCGTGCCATCTTTTAA
- a CDS encoding prepilin peptidase, with translation MEVILITLFGLCIGSFLNVAILRLPKGESISLPASHCPHCLHPLKWYHNIPLVSWLALRGKCAFCKSSISMQYPLVELSSAVIYGLCYVHLENLTQTLLVGSIFSLLLALSIIDLRYKAVPDSLSLPALLIAFCTAIPLQSFQNGLLLMGAFTLLRFLVSALTKKEAMGEADSIIAGIIGALLGIKLGLVAIYLAAVIALVAFVIVRKRGYELPFIPFLSLGLLITWFFDLPILHVMEFIYE, from the coding sequence ATGGAAGTTATTTTAATCACACTTTTTGGACTCTGCATTGGATCGTTTCTCAACGTAGCCATTTTGCGTTTGCCCAAAGGTGAGAGCATTTCTCTTCCTGCATCACACTGCCCACACTGTTTGCATCCCCTTAAATGGTATCACAACATACCCCTTGTTTCATGGCTTGCACTACGGGGGAAATGTGCTTTTTGCAAAAGTTCAATTTCTATGCAATATCCCCTCGTTGAACTGAGTTCAGCCGTAATATACGGACTCTGCTATGTTCATTTAGAAAATCTTACACAAACTCTTTTGGTGGGTTCTATCTTTTCACTTTTACTTGCCCTTAGTATTATTGATCTTCGCTATAAAGCCGTTCCAGACAGCTTAAGTTTACCAGCACTTTTGATTGCTTTTTGTACAGCTATACCGTTACAATCATTTCAAAATGGACTTTTATTGATGGGTGCATTTACCCTTTTACGCTTCTTAGTTTCAGCACTGACAAAAAAAGAGGCAATGGGTGAAGCAGATAGTATTATTGCGGGTATCATAGGAGCACTTCTTGGTATCAAGCTTGGGCTTGTGGCAATTTATCTAGCAGCCGTAATTGCACTTGTTGCTTTTGTTATTGTACGTAAACGCGGGTATGAATTGCCCTTTATCCCCTTTCTCTCTTTAGGGCTTTTAATCACGTGGTTTTTTGATCTACCAATTTTACATGTAATGGAATTTATCTATGAATAG